Within Vicia villosa cultivar HV-30 ecotype Madison, WI linkage group LG1, Vvil1.0, whole genome shotgun sequence, the genomic segment AACTCTAAAACTCATGATAGAAGGATCTCTGTAAATTCGTTGATTAAAATGTATACAAATATCTTATAATTTAAGTGGTTAAAACGACCATATATGTAATTAGTGTGGTATGAAACAATATCAAGGGGTTTGGGTTGACTAGTTCAGTCAATTTTGGTTTGGATTCAAGAACACCCTCATAATACCATAAGCATTGTTTAGTTCAAATGAGAAGGAATTGAGTATGAGCCTATTAAATTAAAATGTTAAGGAGTACAACACTAATGAATATGAGGGTACCTAGTACAAAGAAAATGACAAAGAGCTTTGTGAAAATAGACATAAATGTAGATGGACTAGAAGGGTGGTCAATCCTCTGCAGAAGCATTGGATGTTAAAGTAACTTTTTGAATTAAAGCTATCATCTTATTTCTTCTATCTTACTTTGCACAATCACCAAATATAACCTTGTTAGGCATGTGTGATAATGATACTTGTTTGTTTAAAGGCATAGTGAAGAAGTGGACTTTTGTAACAGATATAAaggagttgttttttttttgaaagcaagAGATATATATAatagggagaactaagggttctccaaaccTTTTACAAAACGAACAGTCCAACACCGGAACAAAAAACAATATTACACCCAATTACAATTACGACATAAAAGACAATGGGTCTTTGTAAAAATCGTAAAAACAACAATTGGAATGAGTAATATTTCCATAAgaagaccacctccaaaccaaaaATTTAATGCTCCAAACCATATTATTTATATTCCACACTTCATTCTTAAAACAAATACCATTCCTTGTCAACCATACAATCCAAGTTGTggctaaccaaaacacccccaatttgccGCTTTTAACCTTTGTACAGCGGCTCAAAGAATGCCATTCCACGAAAAAAGGGATACATTCTTCCTCCTCCCAACCCGAAAATCCCACCCACGAAGCAATTTCCTTCCAAACCAACTTTATCACTATGCATTTAAAAAACAAATGATCTGCCTCTTCCACATGAGAATCACAAAAAACACAATTTAAATTAGCATTTGTAAAATtcatacctctatacaccaaCAAATCTTTAGTAGGTAATCTATTCAAAAATAGCCTCCAACCAAACGCTTTTATCTTGAACGGAACTTCCGCTTTCCAAATCAAATTGAAAGCTTCCTCACCCTTAATCGGAGGACCGAAAGGAATTCGCCTAGAAGCATATGAACCGTAACAAGAGGCAACCGTGTAACCTTTTTCCATATCCAACAACCAAACCGTATAATCCTTAGCATCATTTAAACTACCAAAATTATCTAATATATCCTTCAACACCGAAAAGGAATTTAAAAAAACCGAATCCCTTCCAACAACCGAAATTCCAAGATCCCCCCATTTCCAACTCCCATTACTCAACCCTCCCATAACCGCCACCGAAACCTTTTTTAAAGAAGAAGCTAAAAAAAGGTCCGGAAAAACCTCCTTTAAAATACCATTATTCCACCAACATGATTCCCAAAACGGGGTATTAAAACCATTTCCTACTATGAATTTGCAATTCGAAACTATGGGATCAATAGTTAAAGGATTATAAGACACATTACTAACCTTTAaaatatctctccaccaaatCGAAGAAGATGCATTCTTGAAAGAATCCTGACCACAAATTATTTGCATGCACAAATCACCATACCGGGCCTTTAACACATCCAACCATAAAGACTTGTTACCTTGCACTATCCGTCATCTCCACTTGTTCAAAAGGGCCAAATTAAAATCGGCAATATTTTTTATCCCTAAACCACCTTTCGCTTGAGGAAGAGTCACTCCTTTCCACCCCACCCAATGAATGTGTCGTTTTTCCTCCCCCCtccccaaagaaaattactttgcaATGCCGTTATCACTTTTACTACTCTCGCCGGCATCTTGAAGAAAGACATAGTAAAGATAGTAAGTGTGCTCAAGATCGACTTCAAAAGAGTAATCCTACCACCAATGTTAAGAAATCTATTCTTCCATCCCGACaatctctttctcattttctccACTAAAGGAGTCCAAGTCGCTTCCTTCCTAGGATTGCTACCGATAGGAATACCAAGAAAAAGAAAGTTACTATTTTCAATCTTACAAGAAAGGTAATAAGCCGCGGCATCCAAAAAAAGAGGAGACACATTTATCCCAATCAATTTGCTTTTGTGAAAATTTATGCCAAGTCccgaaacaagttcaaaagatctcAACACAATCTTTAAGGCCTTAACATGTTTCCAAGTCCCCTTTCCTACCAAcaaagtatcatccgcaaattgtaataTATCCACATCACACCTTCTTTTAATGTCAAAACTCTCAAATTCACCGATCTCAATGGATTTTCTAACTAGTCTCGCAAGTGCCTCCGccaccaaaacaaaaacaaaaagagataaaGGATCACCTTGTCTTAAGCCTCTATTGACAACAAATTCCTTAGTTGGACTACCGTTGACCATCACCGACATAGTGCTCTTGAAAATCAATAACTCCATCCACCTCCTCCATTTAACTCCAAAGCCCATTTTGACCAAAAGGGACCGAAGAAAATTCCACGAGACTTTATCATaggccttttcaaaatcaactttaaaaagtAAACAAGATCCTCCCTCCTTTCTCGCATAGTCAACCACCTCATTGGCCACTAAAACTCCCTCTAATAATTGTCTACCCGGAACAAACGCACTTTGACAATGCGAGACTATAGAATTTAACACATGTTTTAATCTTCCCGCCAACAATTTCGCCACCACTTTATACATACACCCCACTAGGCAAATaggcctataatcatccaaacATAAAGGATTTGAACCCTTAGGAATCAAAGCTAAAAAGGAAGAAGTTATTACCTTAGCCAAATCGCCACCCTTGAAGACATATTCAAAATACCTCAAGAAGTCACTTCTCAAAATAGGCCAACATCTTttaatgaaaagaaaagaatatcCGTCCGGACCCGGGCTCTTAGAATTCCCGCAACTTCCCATAGCCTCCATAATTTCCTCCTCTTGAAAAGGTCTCTCTAACCactctgtcgcggggaaaaatcgtatcttttttcgggatgagacacctgatgccttctttgggctcgagtgctcaaaaaaatgatttttctttgtttcgaccaaactttttattgtttccaaagtaggaaaaggaaaaaagctgcaataacctaaaaagcggggggagatcttgggtaagagggttggttatacgaagggaaggtattagcacccaacgtatctatagtactctataggcttctttgttgtgtttgtttcattctatgttatggtggaggttatgttgtgaaataggtgggagactaaggtgtttgtttgattatgctcgcaaagatcatcgcgatcctctgcatacatatcccttagagggaatcagagcatctgtagctcggggtctacgggtgctaaggtttgagtggtttgagggagaagttttgctcgccaaggatacgaccttgtgcctacgtattctcaaagggatgttgagaaagtcagagcaatcgtagttcccacttatgctagtggaagcaaaggataagagacaaatgtcatctaaatgttcgatgtatctaatctatatcatcacatactgtcgcggggaaaaatcgttgtccttttctaaatgagacacctgatgccttctttgggctcgagtgctcaaaaaaatgatttttcttttgtaccgaccaaactttttattgtttccaaaagaggaaaaggaaaaaagctgcaataaccttaaaagtggggagagatcttgggtaagagggttggttatacgaagggaaggtattagcacccaacgtatctatagtactctataggtttctttgttttgtttattccattcttgttgtggtggaggttcttgtgagaaagaggtgggacctaaggtgtttgtttgattatgctcgcaaagatcatcgcgatcctctgcatacatatcccttagagggaatcagagcatctgtagctcggggtctacgggtgctaaggtttgagtggtttgagagagaagttttgctcgccaaggatacgaccttgtgcctacgtattctcaaagggatgttgagaaagtcagagcaatcgtagttcccacttatgctagtggaagcaaaggataagagacaaatgtcatctcaatgttcgatgtatctaatctatatcatcacatacatctgtttgtttttgtttgaaaatcttttcattataagccctgggccatgccacttatggcgcttagaatgataaagatgtttttgttgtttaaccagccttgtggcaaaaactttcaatgaagtcagccttgtgacaaaaagttttgattaatcagccagccttgtggcaaaagtttcaatgaagtcagccttgtgacaaaaactttgattaatcagccagtacggtggcaaaacggtttgattgattagccagccttgtggcaaaagaaatttgattgattagccagccttgtggcaaaaaagtttgattgattgattgtttgtgatgatatagaagagatactcctatcatagagatgataaatgtctaatctcctagggtattttgatttggatattggggatgcttataagaagcccgtgggtccttgtacgaagcccaagaggaggctatccgagggtccttgcattgtaagcccaagaggaggctatgggagggacaatccagggtccttgcattgtaagcccaagaggaggctatgggagggtcactcgtttgtacaaagcccaaggggaggcatggtatagttggtttgagatcttagagcgatttcaccgggaaaccatactctatgtcctaacctaaactagtggagattctttgcacgaagcccaataggaggctatggggaacctagcgttgtactaagttgaacaagcatatatataacacaatcacaaacatgaacaagtacgagcaaatatgaacaagtacatgaacaaatatgaacaagtatgaacaagcacatatatatgacagggtgtgtgtatataatggagtttatgaaggaaatatacctgtaagcatgatccatttgtatacacggagctcgggacttatactcgaggagaggtccacttgagtttattcaaagctatgtaaacaggtattcacaaaagggcttgggacttatacctacatggaggcccatggtatatttttgggaagatttaaagaaaaaccttcatttttggtttgttactcaaagttaaaaaacagattgagatatgtacaaaaatgtatgtgtacaatgaaatacctaatttcatgtacaggaatgggtatgtacaaaaggggcttgggacttatacctacatggaggcccatggtatattgaaaaattttgtttctttggagttttgttgttttgaaaatgatttgaaaattgtttgaaaattgttttgaaaagattttgttaagaagttttattgttttgaaaactatacaaaaagaaaagaaatgggacttacactctctaatattcgagaggccccacatcgttttgaaaaaagttgcatgatttgaaagtgaattgattactgttgtgaaaacagttgattgagttttaggcttacctcgaagaatgagaaaattggatttctgagtttgaggtgttaccgtgatcctcaagtgatgtgcttggaataaattaggatttaaacagatgttaagcatcctcaccagcagaatagaacgtcggataagctcacagcttacagcattctttgatcatccaataattgtttatggaattctacagcaaatggaagaccaaacaaaacaaacaaatccaaaagacaacagggaaataatctcgaagtcttggatgAAGTTAGAAAGTTCAAGtgatataatcaaataaaaatttaaatgattaactacacaaaataatatgaaaatatcaaattcaaataaaaattaattctaaaagaagatatttttgtggtttttttcatgaaaagataaaataattagaaacacaaatttaaatatgcatctaatatatttttttgttgttttaataagaattaaaaaaaacatacttataaacacatgaaaatattaaaagaaaacttttaatcttaaaaaaaacatattttttgtcattttttaa encodes:
- the LOC131647299 gene encoding uncharacterized protein LOC131647299; this translates as MQIICGQDSFKNASSSIWWRDILKVSNVSYNPLTIDPIVSNCKFIVGNGFNTPFWESCWWNNGILKEVFPDLFLASSLKKVSVAVMGGLSNGSWKWGDLGISVVGRDSVFLNSFSVLKDILDNFGSLNDAKDYTVWLLDMEKGYTVASCYGSYASRRIPFGPPIKGEEAFNLIWKAEVPFKIKAFGWRLFLNRLPTKDLLVYRGMNFTNANLNCVFCDSHVEEADHLFFKCIVIKLVWKEIASWVGFSGWEEEECIPFFVEWHSLSRCTKVKSGKLGVFWLATTWIVWLTRNGICFKNEVWNINNMVWSIKFLVWRWSSYGNITHSNCCFYDFYKDPLSFMS